The following are encoded in a window of Lacinutrix sp. WUR7 genomic DNA:
- the fabG gene encoding 3-oxoacyl-[acyl-carrier-protein] reductase — translation MKLLEGKTAIITGASRGIGKGIAQVFAQQGANVAFTYSSSVEAANELEKELTALGVKAKGYQSNAADFNQSQKLAEDVVAEFGSIDILINNAGITKDNLLMRMSEEDFDKVIEVNLKSVFNMTKAVQRTMLKQRKGSIINMSSVVGVKGNAGQTNYAASKAGIIGFSKSVALELGSRNIRSNVIAPGFIETEMTAKLDEETVKGWRNAIPLKRGGTPEDIANVCVFLASDMSAYVTGQTINVDGGMLT, via the coding sequence ATGAAATTATTAGAAGGAAAAACAGCCATTATTACTGGAGCAAGTAGAGGAATAGGAAAAGGAATCGCTCAAGTATTTGCGCAACAAGGTGCTAATGTAGCATTTACATATAGCTCTTCTGTCGAAGCTGCTAACGAACTAGAAAAAGAATTAACAGCTTTAGGAGTTAAGGCTAAAGGATATCAAAGTAATGCTGCAGATTTTAATCAATCTCAAAAATTAGCTGAAGATGTTGTTGCCGAATTTGGAAGTATAGATATACTAATCAATAATGCAGGAATAACCAAAGACAATCTTTTAATGCGTATGAGCGAAGAAGATTTTGATAAAGTTATTGAGGTAAATTTAAAGTCGGTTTTCAACATGACCAAAGCCGTACAACGTACTATGCTTAAACAACGTAAAGGATCGATCATTAATATGAGTTCTGTTGTTGGTGTAAAAGGTAATGCAGGACAAACCAACTATGCTGCTTCTAAAGCAGGAATTATAGGGTTCTCTAAATCGGTAGCCTTAGAACTTGGTTCTAGAAATATTAGAAGTAATGTGATTGCTCCTGGTTTTATTGAAACAGAAATGACAGCAAAACTAGACGAAGAAACGGTTAAAGGTTGGCGAAATGCTATTCCTTTAAAACGTGGTGGTACGCCTGAAGATATTGCTAACGTTTGTGTTTTTCTAGCAAGCGACATGTCTGCTTACGTTACAGGACAAACCATTAACGTAGATGGCGGAATGCTAACTTAA
- a CDS encoding VWA domain-containing protein — translation MTTQTIFYIILAGIIALSLALFQYSLKKKNRTSKSVLFAFLRFISIFSLLLLLINPKFEKISYYTEKPNLVVAVDNSSSVTHLNQKENVLQLVASIKNNKELSEKFNLDFFTFGNYIETSDSLTFLDKQTNIDKAFSDFSQIYKNTTSPILLVTDGNQTYGSDYVFSAEKVKQPIFPVILGDTITYTDLKLQQLNVNKYAFLKNKFPVEAIVTYNGNNIVKSRFVVTSGNVTVYSENVSFSATNNSKILNFTLPANRVGVQAYKAQILPIESEKNTINNYKNFAVEVIDQKTNVAIISDFMHPDLGAFKKSIESNEQREVSIITPNKYLSQKDNFQLVILYQPNNRFKPIFESLKKSNANKFLILGTKTDYAFVNKMTSDFKLDITNQTEDYQASLNTNYNTFIVDDLDFESFPPLKSSFGNATFSIPVETILNKKVGSVETQNPLLVTFETSSRREAVLFGENIWKWRAQSYLNTKSFNNFDNFIGKLVQYLASNTRRSRLNVDYESFYQGNTNVIVKAQFFNKNYEFDVKETLKITVKNKTTLETNTFPLILKGNNYQVDLSNLPAGGYDFTVKATNENISKSGSFQILEYNIEQQFLNANVTKLQQVATYTNGSSYFIANTNTLINDLLKDERFATIQKSSKNVVPLIDFKYLLVLLILSLAIEWFLRKYNGLI, via the coding sequence TTGACGACACAAACCATTTTTTACATCATACTTGCTGGAATCATAGCGCTATCACTAGCGCTATTTCAGTATAGTTTAAAAAAGAAGAACAGAACATCTAAAAGTGTTCTTTTTGCATTTTTAAGGTTTATATCTATTTTTTCACTTCTATTGTTGCTTATCAATCCTAAATTTGAAAAAATTAGCTACTATACCGAAAAACCTAATTTAGTGGTTGCTGTAGATAATTCAAGTTCAGTAACGCATTTAAATCAGAAAGAAAATGTACTTCAATTAGTAGCTTCCATTAAGAATAATAAAGAGTTATCCGAAAAATTCAATCTGGACTTTTTCACCTTTGGAAACTATATAGAAACATCCGATTCTTTAACTTTTTTAGACAAACAGACCAATATTGATAAGGCTTTTAGTGATTTCTCACAGATTTATAAAAATACAACTTCCCCAATCCTTTTAGTAACAGACGGAAACCAAACTTATGGTAGCGACTATGTTTTTTCTGCTGAAAAAGTAAAACAGCCCATATTTCCTGTTATTCTTGGAGATACTATTACCTACACAGATCTAAAATTACAGCAGCTTAATGTAAACAAGTATGCTTTTTTAAAAAATAAGTTTCCTGTAGAAGCCATTGTAACTTATAATGGGAACAATATTGTAAAATCAAGATTTGTGGTTACTTCCGGTAATGTTACAGTATATTCCGAAAACGTAAGTTTCAGTGCTACCAACAATTCGAAAATTTTAAACTTCACCTTGCCTGCAAATCGAGTAGGAGTACAAGCGTATAAAGCACAAATTCTTCCTATAGAAAGTGAAAAAAACACGATTAATAATTACAAAAACTTTGCCGTAGAAGTTATAGATCAGAAAACAAATGTTGCTATAATTAGCGATTTTATGCATCCGGATTTGGGTGCTTTTAAAAAGAGCATTGAAAGTAATGAGCAACGTGAAGTTTCTATTATCACTCCAAATAAATATTTATCACAAAAAGATAATTTTCAATTAGTTATATTATACCAGCCAAACAATAGGTTTAAGCCTATTTTTGAAAGTTTAAAGAAAAGTAACGCGAATAAATTTCTGATTTTAGGTACTAAAACGGACTATGCTTTTGTGAATAAAATGACTTCCGATTTCAAACTAGACATTACCAATCAGACCGAAGATTATCAAGCAAGTCTTAATACAAACTATAATACCTTTATTGTTGACGATTTAGATTTTGAATCTTTTCCGCCCTTAAAATCATCTTTTGGTAATGCTACTTTTTCCATTCCAGTAGAAACCATTTTAAACAAAAAAGTTGGAAGTGTAGAAACACAAAACCCGTTGCTAGTAACTTTTGAAACTAGTAGCAGGAGAGAAGCGGTACTTTTTGGTGAGAATATTTGGAAATGGAGAGCGCAAAGCTATTTAAATACAAAGTCTTTTAATAATTTCGATAACTTCATTGGTAAGTTGGTACAGTACTTGGCTTCCAATACACGGAGAAGTAGATTGAATGTGGATTACGAATCTTTTTACCAAGGCAATACCAATGTTATTGTTAAAGCACAATTCTTCAATAAAAACTATGAGTTTGACGTAAAGGAAACACTAAAAATTACGGTTAAAAATAAAACTACATTGGAAACCAATACTTTTCCTTTAATTTTAAAAGGAAATAATTACCAAGTAGATTTAAGTAATTTACCTGCAGGAGGTTATGATTTTACGGTAAAAGCAACAAACGAAAACATTTCAAAATCAGGATCCTTTCAAATACTAGAATATAATATAGAACAACAATTTTTAAATGCTAATGTAACAAAGCTACAGCAAGTTGCTACTTATACAAATGGAAGTAGTTATTTTATTGCGAATACAAATACACTGATTAATGATTTATTAAAGGACGAACGCTTTGCAACTATACAGAAAAGCAGTAAAAATGTTGTACCTTTAATCGATTTCAAATACTTACTAGTCTTGCTAATATTAAGTTTAGCTATCGAGTGGTTTTTAAGAAAATATAACGGATTAATATAA
- a CDS encoding prohibitin family protein yields MDKLPKIAVPFIVGLVFLIILISKSAVTIGPGEGGVLFERFGDGINTEHTYGEGFHIVAPWNDMLVQTVRQQSVSDEMNVLSVNGLEVKVFGTIWYEPEFSNLGKLIKTKGADYERELLDPAINAAARSVVGRYTPEQLYSSKRDVIEQEILEEVTTLLDGQFLTVKRVLVEDVKLPATIKDAIERKLKQEQESLEYEFRLVTASKEAEKVIIDAKGKAESNRILSASLTDKILQDKGIEATVKLSESPNSKVIIIGSGDSGMPIILGNQ; encoded by the coding sequence ATGGATAAATTACCTAAAATTGCAGTGCCTTTTATAGTCGGACTTGTGTTCTTAATCATTTTAATTTCTAAATCCGCAGTGACGATTGGTCCAGGAGAAGGTGGTGTTTTATTTGAACGTTTTGGAGATGGTATTAATACCGAACACACGTATGGTGAAGGTTTTCATATTGTTGCACCTTGGAATGATATGTTAGTGCAAACGGTACGTCAGCAATCGGTTTCCGATGAAATGAATGTGCTTTCCGTTAATGGATTAGAAGTAAAGGTATTCGGAACTATATGGTACGAACCAGAATTTTCTAACCTTGGAAAATTAATTAAAACCAAAGGAGCAGATTACGAAAGAGAATTATTAGATCCTGCAATTAATGCTGCAGCAAGAAGTGTTGTTGGTAGATATACGCCAGAACAATTATATTCTAGTAAAAGAGATGTTATTGAACAAGAAATTTTAGAAGAAGTAACAACGCTTTTAGACGGACAGTTTTTAACAGTAAAAAGAGTTTTAGTAGAGGATGTAAAATTACCAGCAACTATTAAAGATGCTATTGAACGTAAACTAAAGCAAGAACAAGAGTCTTTAGAATATGAGTTTAGACTAGTTACAGCTTCAAAAGAAGCAGAGAAAGTAATTATTGATGCGAAAGGTAAAGCAGAGTCAAACCGTATTTTAAGTGCATCATTAACAGACAAAATTTTACAAGATAAAGGTATTGAAGCAACGGTTAAGTTGTCGGAATCACCTAACAGTAAAGTAATTATTATTGGTTCTGGAGATTCTGGAATGCCTATTATATTAGGAAATCAATAA
- the hisG gene encoding ATP phosphoribosyltransferase: MSKLKIAIQKSGRLNEDSLKLLKDIGVSIDNGKDQLKASARNFPLEVFYLRNGDIPQYLKDGIVDAAIIGENVLIEKGEGIPVVEKLGFSTCKVSIAIPKSASYKSIQDLQGKRIATSYPNTVNQFLKKNNVDAQLHIINGSVEIAPNIGLADAIVDIVSSGSTLFKNGLKEVEVLLKSEAVLAVSPKISEENKSILNKIQFRLQSVLKGRQNKYVLLNAPNDKIKEIINILPGMNSPSVLPLARTGWSSIHSVINKNEFWEVIDELKENGAEGILVCPIENMVI, from the coding sequence ATGAGTAAATTAAAAATTGCAATTCAAAAATCAGGAAGACTTAACGAAGATTCTCTTAAACTCCTTAAAGACATTGGTGTTTCTATTGATAATGGAAAAGATCAATTAAAAGCTTCTGCTAGAAATTTCCCATTAGAAGTATTTTATTTAAGAAATGGAGATATTCCACAATACCTAAAAGATGGTATTGTAGATGCTGCAATCATTGGAGAAAATGTACTTATTGAAAAAGGAGAAGGTATTCCTGTTGTAGAAAAACTAGGGTTTTCTACTTGTAAAGTGTCTATAGCCATACCAAAATCAGCATCTTACAAATCGATTCAAGATTTACAAGGAAAACGCATTGCAACCTCTTATCCAAATACTGTTAATCAATTTTTAAAGAAAAATAATGTAGATGCACAATTGCATATCATTAATGGTTCTGTAGAAATAGCACCAAATATTGGCTTAGCCGATGCTATTGTAGATATTGTTTCTAGCGGAAGTACGTTGTTTAAAAACGGTTTGAAAGAAGTAGAAGTGCTACTAAAATCGGAAGCAGTTCTTGCTGTTTCTCCTAAAATTTCAGAGGAAAATAAAAGCATTTTAAATAAGATTCAGTTTCGATTACAATCGGTTTTAAAAGGAAGACAAAACAAATATGTGTTGCTTAATGCACCCAATGATAAGATAAAAGAAATCATTAATATCCTTCCAGGAATGAATAGTCCATCCGTTTTACCACTAGCACGAACAGGTTGGAGTTCCATTCACTCAGTAATTAATAAAAATGAATTTTGGGAAGTAATTGATGAGCTGAAAGAAAATGGAGCCGAAGGTATTTTAGTTTGCCCAATTGAAAACATGGTGATTTAA
- the hisD gene encoding histidinol dehydrogenase has translation MKTIENPSKQDWQAIIERPTQKVSDIEATVTKIFTEISQEGDKVIAKYTEKFDNVVLDTMQVSALEIKEAAIKVSDNLKVAIGKAKANIEKFHAAQKTNKVEVETTNGVLCWQEKRAIQKIGLYIPGGTAPLFSTVLMLAVPAQIAGCKEIVLCTPPNKEGKIANEILYAAQLCGVTKICKVGGIQAIAGLTFGTESIPKVSKIFGPGNQYVTVAKQLATKHGIAIDMPAGPSELLVMADASANAAYVASDLLSQAEHGADSQVILVSDAKDFISNVSNEIEKQLLELPRKEIATQALQNAKAILIENADEALDFVNEYAAEHLIIATRNNDFFIDNIANAGSVFIGNYTPESAGDYASGTNHTLPTNGFSKAYSGVNLDSFLKSITFQKISEKGLLNIGNTIELMAEAEGLQAHKNAVSIRLKDLKK, from the coding sequence ATGAAAACAATTGAAAATCCTAGTAAGCAAGATTGGCAAGCTATTATAGAAAGACCAACGCAAAAGGTTAGCGATATAGAGGCTACAGTTACTAAAATATTTACCGAAATATCTCAAGAAGGCGATAAGGTTATTGCAAAATACACCGAGAAATTTGATAATGTGGTACTAGATACTATGCAGGTTTCTGCTTTAGAAATTAAAGAAGCAGCTATTAAAGTGTCTGATAATTTAAAGGTAGCCATTGGTAAAGCAAAAGCAAATATTGAAAAATTTCATGCAGCTCAAAAAACCAATAAAGTAGAAGTAGAAACTACCAATGGTGTGCTTTGTTGGCAAGAAAAGCGTGCGATTCAAAAAATAGGATTATACATTCCTGGCGGAACAGCGCCTTTGTTTTCAACCGTTTTAATGTTAGCAGTTCCTGCCCAAATAGCAGGTTGTAAAGAAATTGTTTTATGTACACCTCCAAATAAAGAAGGTAAGATTGCAAATGAAATTTTATACGCAGCACAACTTTGTGGTGTTACTAAAATATGTAAAGTAGGAGGTATTCAAGCCATTGCTGGTTTAACTTTTGGAACTGAAAGTATTCCTAAAGTTTCTAAGATTTTCGGACCAGGAAATCAATACGTAACCGTTGCAAAACAATTGGCAACAAAGCATGGTATAGCAATTGATATGCCTGCAGGACCAAGTGAATTGTTAGTAATGGCAGATGCATCGGCAAATGCCGCTTATGTGGCTTCCGATTTGTTAAGTCAAGCAGAACATGGCGCAGATAGCCAAGTAATTTTAGTTTCGGATGCTAAAGATTTTATTTCAAATGTTTCCAATGAAATAGAAAAACAATTGCTAGAGTTACCAAGAAAAGAAATTGCTACCCAAGCATTACAAAATGCAAAAGCGATTTTAATTGAAAATGCAGATGAAGCATTAGATTTTGTTAATGAATATGCAGCAGAGCACCTTATTATTGCAACTAGAAATAACGATTTTTTCATCGATAATATTGCCAATGCAGGTTCTGTTTTTATAGGTAATTACACACCAGAAAGCGCAGGAGATTATGCTTCCGGAACCAACCATACTTTACCTACTAACGGATTTAGTAAAGCGTATTCCGGTGTGAATTTAGATAGCTTTTTAAAGAGTATCACCTTTCAAAAAATTAGTGAAAAAGGATTGCTAAATATTGGAAACACCATCGAGTTAATGGCAGAAGCCGAAGGTTTACAAGCACATAAAAATGCAGTTTCTATCCGATTAAAAGATTTAAAAAAATAG
- the hisC gene encoding histidinol-phosphate transaminase, translating to MKNSLNINNLVRENIKALKAYSSARDEFKGTADVFLDANENPFGDLNRYPDPQQKEIKQKLSTIKKVEENQIFVGNGSDEVIDLAFRIFCEPGKDKVLTFSPTYGMYDVSANINNIEVIEQPLINDFQISLNQLQPYLDFEELKIIFICSPNNPTGNSINPEDIEYILENFNGIVIVDEAYIDFSSQASFIKNIDKYNNLIVSQTFSKAWGLAGVRVGVAYANEAIIKLYNRVKPPYNVSTLNQDAVLKSLNNVEEVHQNIDTILLERTKLKDALSALSIVKKVYPTDANFLLVEVDNANKTYQYLIEKKVIIRNRNTQVENCIRITVGTKEENEKLISALKDIN from the coding sequence ATGAAAAATAGTTTGAATATAAATAACCTGGTTAGGGAAAACATAAAAGCATTAAAAGCCTATTCGTCTGCAAGAGATGAATTTAAAGGTACTGCAGATGTGTTTTTAGATGCAAACGAGAATCCGTTTGGAGACTTAAATAGGTATCCAGACCCGCAACAAAAAGAGATTAAGCAAAAGTTGTCTACCATCAAAAAGGTAGAAGAAAATCAAATTTTTGTTGGTAATGGTAGTGACGAAGTTATTGATCTAGCGTTTCGTATTTTCTGTGAACCAGGAAAAGATAAGGTATTAACCTTTTCGCCAACGTACGGAATGTACGATGTGTCTGCAAATATTAATAATATCGAAGTTATAGAACAACCGCTAATTAACGATTTTCAAATTAGCCTTAATCAATTACAACCGTATTTAGATTTTGAAGAGCTGAAAATTATTTTTATTTGCTCTCCTAATAATCCAACAGGAAATAGTATTAATCCAGAGGATATAGAATATATTTTAGAAAATTTCAACGGTATAGTAATTGTTGATGAAGCCTATATCGATTTTAGTTCGCAAGCATCCTTCATTAAAAACATAGACAAATACAATAATCTAATTGTTAGTCAGACCTTTAGTAAAGCTTGGGGTTTAGCAGGTGTTAGAGTAGGAGTTGCCTATGCAAATGAAGCTATTATTAAACTTTATAATCGTGTAAAACCACCTTATAATGTGAGTACTTTAAATCAAGATGCAGTTTTAAAAAGCTTAAATAATGTAGAGGAAGTTCATCAAAATATTGATACCATTCTTTTAGAAAGAACAAAGTTAAAAGACGCCTTAAGTGCGCTTTCTATTGTGAAAAAAGTATATCCTACAGATGCCAATTTTTTGTTGGTAGAAGTGGATAATGCTAATAAAACGTATCAATATTTAATAGAAAAAAAAGTAATTATTAGAAATAGAAATACACAAGTCGAAAATTGTATTCGTATTACCGTTGGTACGAAGGAAGAGAATGAGAAGTTAATTAGCGCATTAAAGGATATTAATTAA
- the hisB gene encoding bifunctional histidinol-phosphatase/imidazoleglycerol-phosphate dehydratase HisB, translated as MKKVLFIDRDGTLVLEPPVDYQLDSLEKLEFYPKVFQYMAKIASELDYELVMVTNQDGLGTDSFPEDTFWPAQNKVITAFEKEGVLFSEICIDRTFSHENAETRKPRTGLLTKYLDKENYDLEKSFVLGDRITDMELAKNLGAKGIYLSENPKLGADEIESSKQDILDAIALTSTDWKEIYEFLKLEDRVQEITRNTNETKIYIKLNLDGSGKNDIDTGLSFFDHMLDQIGRHGAMDLTIKVDGDLNVDEHHTIEDTMIALGELFNKALGNKLGIERYGFCLPMDDCLAQVAVDFGGRNWLEWEADFKREKIGDMPTEMFFHLFKSFTDGAKCNLNIKAEGTNEHHKIEGIFKAFAKAMKMAVKRDSNKMFLPSTKGML; from the coding sequence ATGAAAAAAGTATTATTTATAGATAGAGACGGAACATTGGTATTAGAACCACCAGTAGATTATCAATTAGATAGTTTAGAGAAGTTAGAATTCTACCCAAAAGTATTTCAATATATGGCTAAAATAGCTTCAGAATTGGATTATGAATTGGTTATGGTAACCAATCAAGACGGATTAGGGACAGATTCTTTTCCAGAAGATACCTTTTGGCCTGCGCAAAACAAAGTAATAACTGCTTTTGAAAAGGAAGGTGTGCTTTTTTCTGAAATATGTATCGATAGAACTTTTTCACATGAAAATGCCGAAACTCGTAAGCCAAGAACGGGTTTACTAACCAAATATTTGGATAAAGAAAATTATGATTTAGAAAAATCTTTTGTGTTAGGAGACCGAATTACAGATATGGAATTGGCTAAAAACCTAGGTGCTAAAGGTATTTATTTGTCCGAAAATCCGAAATTAGGAGCAGATGAAATAGAAAGTTCCAAACAAGACATTTTAGATGCTATCGCTTTAACAAGTACCGATTGGAAAGAAATATATGAGTTTCTAAAATTGGAAGATCGTGTTCAAGAGATTACTAGAAATACAAACGAAACTAAAATTTACATTAAGCTAAATTTAGATGGCTCTGGTAAAAACGATATCGATACTGGTTTATCCTTTTTCGATCATATGTTAGATCAAATTGGTCGGCATGGCGCAATGGATTTAACTATTAAAGTGGATGGTGATTTAAATGTAGATGAACACCATACTATTGAAGATACTATGATTGCTTTGGGTGAATTATTTAATAAAGCATTAGGTAATAAATTGGGAATAGAACGTTATGGTTTTTGTTTGCCAATGGACGACTGTTTAGCACAGGTTGCTGTTGACTTTGGAGGTAGAAACTGGTTAGAATGGGAAGCAGATTTTAAACGTGAAAAAATAGGAGATATGCCAACCGAGATGTTTTTCCACTTGTTTAAATCGTTTACAGACGGTGCTAAATGTAACTTAAATATTAAAGCGGAAGGAACCAACGAACACCATAAAATTGAAGGTATTTTTAAAGCATTTGCGAAAGCGATGAAAATGGCAGTAAAACGCGATTCTAATAAAATGTTTTTACCATCTACAAAAGGAATGTTGTAA
- the hisH gene encoding imidazole glycerol phosphate synthase subunit HisH — MKIVIIDYGAGNIKSIQFAFNRLGFDAVLSNNPEEIKAADKIIFPGVGEASSAMKMLEESKLDVLIPTLKQPVLGICLGMQLLCKSTEEGNTKGLGVFDVDVKRFNSSVKVPQMGWNTIRNLKSDLFKNINDKSYMYLVHSFYAENCKESIATTDYDVVYASALQKDNFYGVQFHPEKSSDAGEQLLKNFIAL, encoded by the coding sequence ATGAAAATAGTTATTATAGATTACGGAGCAGGAAATATCAAAAGCATTCAGTTTGCTTTTAACCGATTGGGATTTGATGCGGTTCTATCGAATAATCCAGAAGAGATAAAAGCTGCAGATAAAATCATTTTTCCAGGAGTAGGAGAAGCGAGTAGTGCCATGAAAATGCTTGAAGAAAGTAAGTTAGATGTATTAATTCCGACATTAAAACAACCTGTTTTAGGAATTTGTTTAGGCATGCAATTACTTTGTAAATCCACTGAAGAAGGAAACACAAAAGGATTAGGGGTTTTTGATGTAGATGTAAAACGTTTTAATTCTAGTGTAAAAGTGCCACAAATGGGTTGGAATACGATACGTAATTTAAAATCTGATTTGTTTAAAAACATAAATGATAAAAGCTATATGTATCTTGTACATAGTTTTTATGCAGAAAATTGTAAAGAAAGTATTGCAACAACAGACTATGATGTAGTATATGCTTCCGCATTACAAAAAGATAATTTTTATGGTGTGCAATTTCACCCAGAAAAAAGTAGTGATGCAGGAGAACAATTATTAAAGAATTTTATAGCACTTTAA
- the hisA gene encoding 1-(5-phosphoribosyl)-5-[(5-phosphoribosylamino)methylideneamino]imidazole-4-carboxamide isomerase, translating to MRIIPAIDIIDGKCVRLTKGDYNTKKIYNENPLEVAKQFEAAGIQYLHLVDLDGAKAKHIVNYKVLEQIASKTKLKIDFGGGLKTDEDLHIAFNSGAKQITGGSIAVQDTNTFDNWISKYGAQKIILGADCRNEKIAISGWMEESNLEVIPFIQGYQKKNIQYVICTDIAKDGMLEGPSIELYKKMLESCSANNQTIKLIASGGVTTIDDINLLEKIGCEAVIIGKALYEGNIRLTDLETIY from the coding sequence ATGAGAATAATACCAGCAATAGATATTATAGACGGAAAATGTGTTCGACTTACTAAAGGCGATTACAACACCAAAAAAATATACAATGAAAACCCTTTAGAGGTTGCCAAACAGTTTGAAGCAGCAGGAATTCAATATTTACATTTAGTAGATTTGGATGGCGCAAAAGCGAAACACATTGTAAACTATAAAGTATTAGAGCAAATAGCTTCTAAAACCAAATTAAAAATTGATTTTGGAGGTGGATTAAAAACAGATGAGGATTTACATATTGCTTTCAATTCTGGCGCAAAACAAATTACTGGCGGCAGTATTGCTGTGCAAGACACGAATACTTTTGACAACTGGATTTCTAAATATGGAGCACAAAAAATAATACTTGGTGCAGATTGTAGAAATGAAAAAATAGCCATTAGTGGCTGGATGGAAGAAAGCAATTTAGAAGTGATTCCTTTTATTCAAGGCTACCAGAAAAAGAACATTCAATATGTTATTTGTACAGATATTGCCAAAGATGGTATGCTAGAAGGTCCTTCTATAGAACTGTATAAAAAGATGCTTGAAAGCTGTTCTGCTAATAATCAAACTATTAAACTAATAGCATCAGGTGGTGTTACTACTATTGATGATATTAACTTGTTAGAAAAAATAGGGTGTGAGGCAGTTATAATTGGTAAAGCTTTATACGAAGGAAATATACGTTTAACCGATTTAGAAACGATCTACTAA
- the hisF gene encoding imidazole glycerol phosphate synthase subunit HisF — MLAKRIIPCLDIKNGRTVKGINFVGLRDAGDPVLLAKKYALLGADELVLLDISATLEGRKTMLDLVLKVAEQVNIPFTVGGGISSIEDVDALLKSGADKVSINSSAIKRPELINELANKFGNQCITVAIDAKQVDGNWIVHVAGGSIPTELDLFSWAKEAEDRGAGEILFTSMNNDGTKNGFANEALATLSTELNIPIIASGGAGNMAHFVDAFHIGKADAALAASVFHFSEIEIKDLKQELKNNNIEVRL, encoded by the coding sequence ATGCTAGCAAAAAGAATCATTCCTTGTTTGGATATTAAAAACGGACGTACCGTAAAAGGTATTAATTTTGTTGGTTTACGAGATGCCGGAGATCCTGTTTTGCTTGCTAAAAAGTATGCGCTTCTTGGTGCAGATGAGTTGGTTTTATTAGACATTTCAGCAACATTAGAAGGTAGAAAAACGATGCTTGATTTGGTGCTAAAAGTAGCTGAACAAGTGAATATTCCGTTTACCGTTGGAGGTGGAATTTCTTCTATTGAAGATGTAGATGCACTTTTAAAATCTGGAGCAGATAAGGTTTCTATAAATTCTTCGGCAATTAAACGTCCAGAATTAATAAATGAATTGGCAAACAAATTCGGAAACCAATGTATTACCGTTGCAATTGATGCAAAACAGGTAGATGGAAATTGGATTGTGCATGTTGCTGGGGGAAGTATTCCTACGGAATTAGATTTATTTTCTTGGGCTAAAGAAGCGGAAGATCGTGGCGCCGGAGAAATACTTTTTACATCCATGAATAATGATGGAACTAAAAATGGCTTTGCTAACGAAGCATTGGCTACACTTTCTACAGAACTAAATATTCCTATAATCGCTTCTGGTGGCGCTGGAAATATGGCGCATTTTGTAGATGCTTTTCATATTGGAAAAGCAGATGCGGCTTTAGCAGCTAGTGTTTTTCATTTTTCTGAAATTGAAATAAAAGATTTAAAACAAGAATTAAAGAATAATAACATAGAAGTAAGATTATAA